A stretch of DNA from Agrobacterium cucumeris:
CGCGGAAGCGGCGATATAGACCGCCGCAAGCCCGCGCGCATCCGCCTCAATGGGCGGCGTCGAGCCGGTGCCACCGAAATGGATGTCGCCCTTTTCCAGCAGGGCCGCCGTATCGCGTCCTTCGCGATAGGTCACGAATTCCGGATTAAATTGCTCGAAAGCGCCGGGCCAGAGCCGGGCGAGCCGTAAATGCAGATTGTTGGGATGGACCCCGATTTTCATGTCGACACCTCATTTCGCAATCAATCTACTTTTTTATAGAGTGTCTTCGAGGAACGTTTTGGCGATCCTCAGCCGGAAAGCGAAAGAGAAATCTACTAATCCTGTAGATTTTAAAAATTCTGCAGCCGACTAAAAACGACCTGCATCAAGCCATTGAAATTTATCAGCATACAATTTACTTTTTTATAGTCTGAAACAGGGACCAGTAGTTGTGACGAAACCGGTTTCCAATCTCATCTGCCGCAGCGTGGTGGAAGCGAGCGAGCTTTTGAAGCTTGTCGCCAACGCCAACCGTCTGGCCATCGTCTGTTACCTCATGGAAACGGAAGCGTCTGTTTCCGCACTGGAATATGAACTTGGTATCCAGCAGCCAACGCTTTCGCAGCAGCTCGCCGAATTGCGCGACGCCGGT
This window harbors:
- a CDS encoding ArsR/SmtB family transcription factor, which translates into the protein MTKPVSNLICRSVVEASELLKLVANANRLAIVCYLMETEASVSALEYELGIQQPTLSQQLAELRDAGIIEGTREGKAVIYRVTDPRIIQLVLTLRGLYKDLSDVTGKKGRRALPLDEAMFD